From Carassius auratus strain Wakin unplaced genomic scaffold, ASM336829v1 scaf_tig00215721, whole genome shotgun sequence, a single genomic window includes:
- the LOC113095415 gene encoding serotonin N-acetyltransferase, with protein MAPQVISSPFLKPFFLKTPLSVASPRHQRRHTLPASEFRNLTPQDAISVFEIEREAFISVSGECPLTLDEVLSFLGQCPELSMGWFEEGQLVAFIIGSGWDKEKLEQKAMRTHVPDSPTVHIHVLSVHRQCRQQGKGSIVLWRYLQYLRCLPGLRRALLVCEEFLVPFYQKAGFKAKGPSAVTVGALTFTEMEYQLGGLAYARRNSGC; from the exons ATGGCACCGCAGGTCATCAGCTCACCCTTCCTGAAGCCATTCTTTCTCAAGACACCGCTAAGTGTTGCCAGTCCTCGACACCAGCGACGACACACTTTACCTGCCAGCGAGTTTCGAAATCTCACCCCACAGGACGCCATTAGTGTGtttgagatagagagagaag CGTTTATCTCTGTTTCCGGTGAATGTCCACTCACACTTGATGAGGTGCTTAGTTTCCTGGGCCAGTGTCCTGAGCTCTCGATGGGATGGTTTGAAGAGGGTCAGCTGGTGGCCTTCATCATTGGATCTGGCTGGGACAAAGAGAAACTAGAACAG AAAGCGATGAGAACACACGTCCCAGACTCTCCCACGGTTCACATCCACGTGTTGTCTGTGCACCGCCAATGTCGACAGCAGGGGAAAGGCTCCATCGTGCTTTGGCGATATCTGCAGTACCTGCGCTGTCTCCCCGGGCTCCGCCGGGCCCTGCTGGTCTGTGAGGAGTTCCTGGTTCCCTTCTACCAGAAGGCTGGCTTTAAGGCGAAGGGGCCCTCAGCCGTCACTGTGGGTGCTTTGACCTTCACAGAGATGGAGTATCAGCTCGGAGGCCTGGCTTATGCACGACGAAACAGCGGTTGTTAG